The following proteins are co-located in the Flavobacterium sp. CECT 9288 genome:
- a CDS encoding aspartate kinase codes for MRVFKFGGASVKDAAGIKNVYSVLQTVGYEDVLLVVSAMGKTTNALELVIKNYFDKSTELNSSVQEVKKYHNQILIDLFEDEKNEVFAAVNAQFSDLEYFLAHNKSPNYNFVYDQIVSFGELISTTILSHFMNFMGIQTQWLDVRNFVKTDATYRDAEVDWDLTQANIAKNVKRQILNITQGFLGSDPNNFTTTLGREGSDYTAAIFAYCLNAESVTIWKDVPGVMNADPRYFENASLLNQISYREAIELAFYGATVIHPKTLQPLQKKEIPLFVKSFINPLLKGTSVSKGVDLEPYLPCFIVKRNQLLISLSSIDFSFIMEENISEIFALFHQFKIKVNLIQNSAISFSVCVEDKFDNFNALNAILSKKFKVDYEQNVTLYTIRHFNDNAAKTVEENKIVLLKQVSRETMQVVTKEV; via the coding sequence ATGAGAGTATTCAAATTTGGAGGTGCATCAGTAAAAGATGCGGCAGGAATCAAAAACGTGTACAGCGTTTTACAAACAGTGGGTTATGAGGATGTATTATTAGTCGTGTCTGCAATGGGCAAAACTACTAATGCATTGGAACTTGTCATAAAAAATTATTTTGACAAATCAACTGAATTAAATTCATCCGTTCAAGAAGTAAAAAAATACCACAATCAAATCTTGATCGATTTGTTTGAAGATGAAAAAAACGAAGTATTTGCTGCCGTAAATGCACAATTTAGTGATTTAGAATATTTTTTGGCACACAATAAATCTCCTAATTACAATTTTGTTTACGACCAGATTGTAAGCTTTGGCGAATTGATATCAACCACTATTCTGAGTCATTTCATGAATTTTATGGGCATTCAAACACAATGGCTCGATGTTCGTAATTTTGTAAAAACTGATGCTACGTATCGAGATGCTGAAGTAGACTGGGACTTGACACAAGCTAATATTGCCAAAAATGTAAAACGACAAATCCTGAATATTACACAAGGTTTCTTAGGTTCTGACCCCAATAATTTTACAACAACACTAGGTCGTGAAGGATCTGATTATACTGCTGCCATTTTTGCCTATTGCCTAAATGCTGAAAGCGTAACCATCTGGAAAGACGTACCTGGGGTTATGAATGCTGACCCAAGGTATTTTGAGAATGCTAGTTTATTAAACCAGATTTCATATCGAGAAGCTATTGAACTTGCGTTTTATGGCGCTACTGTCATTCACCCAAAAACGTTACAACCTTTACAGAAAAAGGAAATTCCTTTATTTGTAAAATCATTTATTAACCCATTACTAAAAGGGACTAGTGTTTCAAAAGGAGTGGATCTAGAGCCCTATTTACCTTGTTTTATTGTAAAAAGAAACCAATTATTAATTTCGCTCTCCTCTATAGATTTCTCTTTTATTATGGAAGAAAACATCAGTGAGATTTTTGCGTTGTTTCATCAATTCAAAATAAAAGTAAATTTAATCCAAAACTCGGCCATCAGTTTCTCTGTATGTGTTGAAGATAAATTTGATAATTTTAATGCGCTCAATGCCATTTTATCAAAAAAATTCAAAGTAGATTACGAGCAAAATGTAACCTTGTACACCATTAGACATTTTAATGACAATGCTGCAAAAACAGTTGAAGAAAACAAAATTGTTTTACTCAAACAAGTAAGCCGCGAGACCATGCAAGTGGTTACAAAAGAAGTTTAA